A section of the Streptomyces sp. NBC_01591 genome encodes:
- a CDS encoding peptidase C14 encodes MSVPHHHTSASSRRNLLRASGLAGLVMAGSAVAAGQAQAAPSHTGDVLRVDTVAALRALNTKPLDDGTQVLTAGYHAPGDGGAMAVRWDKKSEAAHNGGTVIAPAKNGTGRWHQLHTGTLDFRTFGHFDAKTPADAALDAMIADKSVHRIEAHTDLLFTKRHLWNRSNIELDFGGHRIRTEGIEKNTHDNPFGAVLSFRGTVTDTTVEHTLSTAMPDLSDLFEVGDSSKFAVGQWWAVEINALAGKYEKEIQRLVQVTDVVDSTHIRVNYQIGWDLAAGRKLSWTRIEPVDRAHVRNMVFEGWGEDEMTGSHPVAYEYAVRCDVSGIEAIGTFWPVVMRRWCTYYRTEQCSLTNPKSVTYGGAGYLTQQIYCLYGHVEDCHTSNARHLNDFTASAYCYVTNCHGDGDDEGPFVTHGQFEHDLVYTGNSGLMTFANSGAAWGGRAKRITVRRHACSWFVARVKITDLTLEDVLVIGKKSLAGSGMLWVNADGVQMRGCTATGPLIVSRASDLSARPNVIADSSFAFAAGAEITQANVTAPLTLQRSTLKGVDGAVFNGTGPLTLDQCTLTGSKDTAPVSLAHADITVLGGELRDTGLKLTSAKDQRLRVDGTRLNGTNKDGALLARTGSGRTVDWQLTGLDSTAPKGTAHVLVTEGPNRYRATGSTFTGGRLELRPAAFGGTSSHLLHTGCVEDGTERTALPDEGDRVAHTAATLRF; translated from the coding sequence ATGAGCGTTCCGCACCACCACACCTCCGCTTCGTCCCGCCGGAATCTGCTGCGGGCTTCGGGTCTGGCCGGTCTGGTCATGGCCGGTTCGGCCGTGGCCGCCGGCCAGGCACAGGCCGCGCCCTCGCACACGGGCGACGTGCTCCGCGTCGACACGGTCGCCGCACTGCGCGCGCTGAACACCAAGCCCCTCGACGACGGCACCCAGGTCCTGACCGCCGGCTACCACGCCCCCGGCGACGGCGGCGCCATGGCCGTGCGCTGGGACAAGAAGTCCGAAGCCGCCCACAACGGCGGCACCGTCATCGCCCCCGCCAAGAACGGCACCGGCCGCTGGCACCAGCTCCACACCGGCACCCTCGACTTCCGCACCTTCGGCCACTTCGACGCGAAGACCCCCGCCGACGCCGCCCTCGACGCGATGATCGCCGACAAGAGCGTCCACCGCATCGAGGCCCACACCGACCTCCTGTTCACCAAACGCCACCTCTGGAACCGCTCGAACATCGAACTCGACTTCGGCGGCCACCGCATACGCACCGAAGGCATCGAGAAGAACACCCACGACAACCCCTTCGGCGCCGTCCTCTCCTTCCGCGGCACCGTCACCGACACCACCGTCGAGCACACCCTGAGCACGGCGATGCCGGACCTCTCGGACCTCTTCGAGGTCGGCGACTCCTCGAAGTTCGCCGTCGGCCAGTGGTGGGCCGTGGAGATCAACGCCCTGGCGGGCAAGTACGAGAAGGAGATCCAGCGTCTCGTCCAGGTCACCGATGTCGTCGACTCGACGCACATCCGGGTCAACTACCAGATCGGCTGGGACCTGGCCGCGGGCCGCAAGCTGAGCTGGACCCGCATCGAGCCCGTCGACCGCGCCCACGTCCGCAACATGGTCTTCGAGGGCTGGGGCGAGGACGAGATGACCGGCTCGCACCCGGTCGCGTACGAGTACGCGGTGCGCTGCGACGTCTCCGGGATCGAGGCCATCGGCACCTTCTGGCCCGTGGTGATGCGCCGCTGGTGCACGTACTACCGCACCGAGCAGTGCTCGCTGACCAACCCGAAGTCCGTCACCTACGGCGGCGCGGGCTACCTCACCCAGCAGATCTACTGCCTGTACGGGCACGTGGAGGACTGTCACACCTCCAACGCCCGTCATCTCAACGACTTCACGGCCTCCGCCTACTGCTACGTCACCAACTGCCACGGCGACGGTGACGACGAGGGCCCGTTCGTCACGCACGGCCAGTTCGAGCACGACCTCGTCTACACCGGCAACTCCGGCCTGATGACCTTCGCCAACTCCGGTGCCGCCTGGGGCGGCAGGGCCAAGCGGATCACCGTACGCCGGCACGCCTGCTCCTGGTTCGTCGCCCGGGTCAAGATCACCGATCTGACCCTGGAAGACGTCCTGGTCATCGGCAAGAAGTCGCTGGCCGGCTCCGGAATGCTCTGGGTCAACGCCGACGGTGTGCAGATGCGCGGCTGTACGGCCACGGGTCCGCTGATCGTCTCCCGGGCCTCGGACCTCTCCGCCCGCCCCAATGTGATCGCCGACTCCTCGTTCGCGTTCGCGGCGGGCGCGGAGATCACCCAGGCCAATGTCACCGCCCCGCTCACCCTTCAGCGCTCCACTCTGAAGGGCGTCGACGGCGCGGTGTTCAACGGCACGGGCCCGCTCACCCTGGACCAGTGCACGCTGACCGGTTCCAAGGACACCGCCCCGGTCTCGCTCGCGCACGCCGACATCACCGTGCTGGGCGGCGAACTCCGCGACACCGGGCTGAAGTTGACCTCGGCGAAGGACCAGCGGCTGCGCGTCGACGGCACACGTCTGAACGGCACCAACAAGGACGGCGCCCTGCTCGCCCGTACCGGCTCCGGACGGACCGTCGACTGGCAGCTCACCGGCCTCGACTCGACCGCGCCCAAGGGCACCGCCCATGTGCTGGTCACCGAGGGCCCCAACCGCTACCGGGCCACCGGCTCCACCTTCACCGGCGGCCGGCTCGAACTGCGGCCCGCGGCGTTCGGCGGCACCTCCAGCCATCTGCTGCACACCGGCTGCGTCGAGGACGGCACCGAGCGCACCGCGCTGCCGGACGAGGGCGACCGTGTCGCCCACACCGCGGCCACGCTGCGGTTCTGA